In Taeniopygia guttata chromosome 14, bTaeGut7.mat, whole genome shotgun sequence, the genomic window AGAGCAAGTAGACAAACCATGTGCTGTATAAACGGAAAAatctgcagagaaaagagacagtgctgcagctggatgaagggttggtttttttaagtcaAATAAAATAATCGGAGCATGGAATGGTCATGCTTCAAACTCTGACCTAACCTGCTCTGCAACTTAGTGCTGCATTATGAATGAAAATGACTGAAAAAGCCTGACTGCAGCTATGGACTGTGTAATACAACTCACcagaacttcattttttttctcattattttaagTTAGTTTTACGGATCTTTCCTAAAATAATATTTGCCACCAAGTGCTCTCAACCTTTTGTGCTGCATTGcaagaaattttttcctaagTACTTAATGGACATTGTTATCTAAATAAAACCACCTTCAGCTTTAATGGAGTGTAAGGAAATTGGCTTTTGGCCAAGTATGAGCACTCTGAAAGTGCTTCTACATGAATACCTTTCCTATTTTGCTGTTTCCTTGGTGAACTTAGGATGATCAAAGTCCTTCTGAAGTTCTGAAGCACCAAAAACGTGATGCCACAGTTTGTAACATGGAATTATCCACAGCACATACACAATTCTGTCTGTGGACTATCTATCAAACAGGAATGGggaaattttctgcttttgggGGCCGCAGCAGTTTTACAATATTCGTAATGAACATTTAAATACAAACTGTGGTGAGATAAAGAAACTCAAGACAAACGGGATGACCATTTTTAGATTTCACAGAATACtcggagctgggagggacccacaaggatctaGTCCAAGTGTTAAGCAAATGGCCCATGTGGAGATCAAACCCACAATGTTGGTGCCAGCATCATGCTCTAAACAACTGTGCTAATTGCAGGTTTAGTGTTTTTccagtatttatttaattaacaGCTGCTTATTTTTCCAATAAGGGACGCTACATTGGTGTTTATTTGCTATGGAATAAAGCTTCAGAATTTCTAAATAtaagacaaattattttgaaaaaggcAGCTCTCTGTTTTGGTTGGTGATATCAGTTGGAAACATACTTCAAAGGTAGTCCCTTTTCATTAGTCTGAGGAGTTTCCATATAAACAACAGAacaaccacaggaaaaaattcATTATGGGATAAATGATCAATCTGCAGTTCAAAAGCTCTTTCAAGAAGTGATCCATTATAAAGTTGTGGAAAATATAAACATTCACATCCATTAACTGCAAGTAATATGCAAATATCCTTGAGATTAATcaacttttttaaaaaggaaccAGAATGGAACTCATAACACCATCACAAAATGAGGGTTATGTTGTAACACCTTTTCACACCACCAAAACAATCTCCAAATTCAAAGTAAACACTCAGAAACTTTCCTTCCTACTTTGTTTTACAAGCTGGTTTATGTTTGCCAGTACCACAAGCACCTGTGTACTTTGTAGTATGggaatttttaaatactgattATTCAGGATATATGGCCTATGAAAATGAAACCTCAAAGCTACATATTCTCATCCggagttaaaaataaaacccacgCTCTTGAGTGAAGGCTGCTGACTGCACTTACAGGGAATGGCACGGGCTCTGCAGAACCCCAGCACCGATGACAAAACCATAACAAACCGGCACGCTCACGGATTTTAAGCAGCAAATCCAAAACCCAGGGGACTACAAAGCGCGCTGGATCCAACAGCTCCGAGCACAACCTCTCACTTCTAGAAACCGGCTGTAaacaggggaagggaggggcCAGGCGCCTGCCAAGCCAAGCAGAAACTTGTGAGTAACTTCGAGAGGCAAAACAAGTGCAGCGCCGGCAGCGCGGTGCCGGGCCGGCAGCATGAGCCGCGGGACAGCCGCGCCGGGGCCCGGCGGCCGGAccggggccgggaccgggaccgggaccggggcaGGGCGGCGAGGGGCAGCGGCACACGGCGAGTGAAGGTGAGGGGCAGCGGCACACGGCGAGTGAAGGTGAGGGGCAGCGGCACACGGCGAGTGAAGGTGAGGGGCAGCACGGCCACTGACGGTGAGGGGCAGCGGCACACAGCGAGGGGCAGCTCGGCCATTGACAGTGAGGGGCAGCGCCACACGGCGAGTGACGGTGAGGGGCAGCGCACAGGCGAATGAAGCTGAGGGGCAGCGGCACACGGCCACTGAAGCTGAGGGGCAGTGGCACACGGCCATTGAAGCTGAGGGGCAGTGGCACACGGCCATTGAAGCTGAGGGGCAGTGGCACACGGCCACTGAAGCTGAGGGGCAGCGCACAGGCGAATgaagctgaggggctgcggagcgcggcgggcgggACGCGCGGCGCCGCTGGCCCTGCAGAGGGGCGTCCAGCGCGATCCCGGGGTCAGAACGGAGGAtccgggcagcgccggggcaCCGTAACCaagaggctgctgcagctgcacttGTGCAGCAGAGGCGACaagaggctgctgcagcctgcacTTGTGCAGCAGAGGCCGCCGGGCAGCGCGGACCCGGGCACGGCAGAGCCGCCTCGGCAGCGACACGAGGCACGGCTGAGGGGAAACGCCGAGCGCGGCCTGCGcggcacagccagcagggtcAGTGCCTCCGCTCTTTCGCCTTCAGCCGCAGAAATACCTCACCTGGGAGCTTGAAAGTCGTCAAGGAGGTTTTCCGAGGAAGTGTTTTAATTctggtgtttattttttctcatttcgGAGGTAAATGTTGTCGTTTTCCTAAGATTAGTATTGAACAGACATTTCTGTCATTAAAACAGAATTGTCCCGTTTAACCGCACTTAGAGGACGTCAAGAAAGAGTAAGGGTAATGACTAAGACCACTCCTGAAACCAGACATCCCCCTGCTCTGTAAAATACAAAGCCTGGTAGCAAAGACTGTTGATGTACTCAGACAATATACAGGCATGTTATTCAGTGGCTGATGTAATTCAGTCTGGAGTAACCAAAGCTAAATGCTTAAGGATAAACCTACATAATGGAATTACGTGATTGTACCCATGCCCCTGCTTAGTCACCTTTGCACTCACCAGAATGCATATATTTGCAATATCTAGTTCCAGTCTGCTGCTTGGCTTGAATCGAGTCATAACAGTTCAATGAGATAGAGTTTTGGTTCctttcaactgcaaaaaaacagcttttcttcttctttcttaaaCACCTAAACCAACAGATGCTTCCTGAAAACAAATGGGGTTGTTCTTGGTGCTCAAAAATAGAATGAGGATAGAGAAACAACATAAAGATATGATATGGTCCACTCAACACAACAGTATAGCTGAAGAACTGAtgtgagaaaataaatcaaaaaaaaGTCAAGTTTTCCCACAAAGGTGAAAACAACCTTTGAAAGCAATAGAACTTCTGATGTTGCCACAGAAGGCACTTCTCTGAAGAAATCCAACATGGGACAGTAGAATAAAAATTTGCTTGCCCAGCTAAAATTAGTGTATTTTTAACCTGATTTTATGTtattaagaagaaaatgcaaacaaaacaactacagtgggaaataaaatatggaAGTTGACACAGTTTTGGGACAGATTCTGTACTGTGGCTGAAGAGTCAAAGGATTAGCACCAGGGAGATGCAGTCACGTACCCGCATGCTCACGGACCCCACACGGTATAATTTAGCCATCTGGTTCATGGAGTATAGCATGTTGTCTAGTAGCATTCATTTTCATTGCACAATGTTTATTGTGGATTGATTAAATCTTGCTCTCGCTCTGGAAAGAATCCAGGTACTTGTACTTACACTTTGCTATAGGTGCTGACAGAGGAGCACACAGAACCACGGGAGTGTGTGACAGGCAGAGTTGGTGAGGTGGGAAGTCACCTGCTGCACCAGCTCTACGCTGCCGCTGAAATGGGCTGCCATGAGTAACAGCCATGATTTTAAGGCTGTGCCTGTTCTGAGTTGTACTTCAGAGATTATTTCTCGTTCCTGCATTTTGGAAAGCGACTTTACACAATTGCTTTGAAGTCACTTGGTTTCAGTTAAAATGCTATCTCTACTGACAATAAAGCAAAGATGGCTGGGCCACAACTGCTGATAGTAGCATACTTTTTAAAGAATTCGAGCTATTTTGAGAGGAAATGATAGCTGATTCTTGCCTTTTTGGAAAGTCAGGCTGCCCTGATATTAGGTTCCCTGGACTACAGAGGTCCATTGTTTTTTTGAAACTAAATGGTTGTAAGGTTGAAAGTCTGAATACAAACTgacctatttaaaaaaaaaaaaaaaaaaacaaaaacaacacaacaaaacCACCCCCCCCTACACCTCATTTCCCAGTATCCTCTATTCTTTGTCAATTTTATCAGCGATCCAGTACACATCCACCATAGTGCCTTGGATGTGCCTCctaagaaacttttttttaaggtaAAGATTACTTAAGATGTTAGATCTCTATTTTCCATCATATTCAGTTTATATCCTTCCACTCTTCAATAGTTACCCATATGTATTTTGAGCTATATACAAGGTACTGTttgacaatttttaaaaaattgcattagTATTCATATATACATCAGTACTTAATGatagtttacagtttacttCTGTTGAGTGCCCTGTATCAACTAATTTGCCACTagtttcatttaaatgaaaactgcAGAATATGTACCAGTCtaataaaattttgaataaGTTTACTTTCTTCTAGACTAACAACATCAGTTATGTGAACCACATAATCCTAAAGTTCAAGATGTTTTCTTCACAGTACTTTCCATTTCATTTCCAATGCAATATTTTAACAACATTTTCACTATTTCTCTCTCTACAGAAAAGCTGGTAACCAGCAAAGAAGTTAAAAAAGCTAAAATCACTATGTGGAGCTGTGAAGCCTTAATCAACAGTACTGAGAACAGTGAGGACCAGCATCTCTGCCATGACTTCGACCTTGTGCTTTCCATCTTTTCCCTTCTCTACCTCATTATATGTTTCCCAATTGGCCTCTGTTACAATGGCCTGCTGGTCCTAGTCAACCTCTACAACAAAGCTACTATGACTATGCCAGATGTTTACTTTGTCAACATTGCCATTGCTGGCCTCATCATCAACACTCTGGCACCAATGTACCTGCTGGGTCTTGCCAATACAAAATGGGCCATCTGGAATTCCAACAATGAAGTTTATATCACCTTCCTTATTTTATTCAATGTCTCATCGTTGGTTACCATGTACTCTACCACACTGCTCAGTCTGGACTACTACATCGAGCGGGCCCTGCCCAGGACTTACATGTCCAGTGTGTACAACACCAAACACGTCTGCGGCTTCATCTGGGGCGGGGCCATGCTCACAAGCTTTTCATCTCTCCTGTTCTACGTCTGCAACCACGTGTCCACCAAAATAATCGAGTGTTCCAAGATGCAGAACCAGGAAGCAGCAGATGCCATCATGGTGTTCATCGGGTACGTCGTTCCCGCCATCGCCGTGCTCTACGCGCTGACGCTGATCCTGCGGATACGCAAGGAGGCCACGCCACTGGATCAGGACACTGGGCGCTTGGATCCGTCAGTGCacaggctgctgattgccacAGTCTGCACACAGTTCACCCTCTGGACACCCTATTACGTTATTCTCTTGGTAAGCACGTTTACTAACCTACGAGGAAGAATCCCAGATGTAAATTCCATTCAGATATTACACTTTGCCACGATTTTGTCAAAATTCCTGGCTTTCTCCAGCAGCTTTGTCATGCCTCTGCTCTACAGATACATTAACAAAAACTTTCCCAACAAATTACGGCGTTTGCTGAAAAAGATACACTGTGGGAACCAGGGGTGTTCTCACGAGCGCACAGTGGTACAGCAGGTCATGACATAGGTGTGACACAACCCCTGGTGCTCTGTGactgcagcactggctgctcACTGCTGGGACTGTGACACTGCTGTGTTGGCACTCAGAGATGTTTGAGAGTCCCAACCAAGAGGCTGGAAGGAGCTTTCATTGCAGCTGAATGCAACAGTCTTAATTTTCCAGTAGTTGTTGGCTGAAGCGGTGTGAGGCTCTGGCCTGTGTGCTGCATTACCTGTGACATCAGATACCTTCAGTGCACTGAACTGCTGACAAAAGATAAACTCTGGTTTCATGGCTCTGATCTTCCTGTCTGAAGAAATCACTAGGCAGTTAATTGAAGTCTTGACTGAAGACACAGCACCTTGTATCTTGTATAGGAAAAGGTATTACCTTGTTCTCTGTACAAAGAAGTGATAGTGCTATCCTTGATGAAGTAAATAGCATTTTTCAATGAAGATTATATAGTTGATCTTTACTGAAGATCATATTACCCAATTATACATGTCCAAATAGTAAAtgttaattataaattaaattatttaatttctttctccaTCACTGATTCCCCTAATTTacttttttcagaaattattttctcacacAAACTAACCTGTTTTAATGTTTATgataaactgatttttctttcagctacaacaaataacaaaaatatgttttaattttccagTGCTTTGTTTGTATCCTAAAACATTTCAggaattcagaaatatttattaattaattctgATGGAACTTAGAGATGTTTGTTCCACATACTAAAATGAAGGACACAGTGGTTTACAAAGTTAAATCAGAACTTAACTAGTAAAGATTGTCTGGCTAAGTGTTATGGTCCACATATGTTCATGTAACAAGAGTAattatcttaaaaaataaatatgtttatgattaacattttgtattttcaagGGATATGTTTGcaacaaataaattaaactcTTGTTAATCTAGGACATCACTGGCGGTCTGGAAACCATATAAAATTCTTCAATATAGGAATCCCAGTCAGCATCAGCTCTTTGCTGACCTCTCAAAAAAGCCTTCCACTGAGATTCTTGGATACACAGTAAAGTTTAGTTTCACAGTAGATTGGAAGAAATCCAATCCAGATCACCAGATTTTACTGATTGTATGAAATATGTGAGAAACACAGACATGTTGCAGGAAGCACATAAACAGTTACAAAAACAAGCTACAAAGTACTGACCCAAAAACTACCTGTTCTTGTGCTGCTGTTGCACTAatgacaggaggggacaggagggggatACAAGGGAAGCTGATACTCTCCCACTGCTGTGGGGCCACGAGACATTTTTGTCACTTAATACATGCTACAGCATAATTTTATTGCTTAATCTGTTACAGCACAACTCAAATTCCACAtgacattatttaaaaaatgtgactCTCAAAGCTTCTGGTGTAGAAAAAACCATGAAGCAAGATCAGAACTGAACCTTTCCCATTGCTTAGAGCACAATCTTGTCTGGTAACTGGCCCCAGTCTGTCAGCAGAGACACATACTGAAGTTACGTGTGAAAAGCAGGTGAGGGACAGACCTTTCAGATCTTTTCCCATCAAGCAATTTCTTCCCCTGGtcatctttgcttttcttctttatataCACACATCTCTAAGTTAGCAACATCCTGGTGGAAGACTTTCCATCAGTCTTTACTTTTTTAAGagcttttcatattttattgaatatttttacAGAGTAAATAATCTATTCCTGTGGTGTTTTCAGTTTTAGTCTGTTGATGAAAACCATGTTAAGGACTGAAGCTGTTCCTTATCACCATGTCCAACTCACTCATTTCATGTCCCTGTGCTGACATTTGTGACACTGGCTGCTTTCTTGGTTTTGTCCTCCTTGAGAGATTTTCAGTGAATTTCCACACATCTTGAGCATTCAAGCTCACTTCCATACAGAAGTGCTTAAGAATAAAATCTTTCCTTACAGCTGTCAAGCAAACAGACTCCTTCTTCCCATCTGAGGAACACTAGGTTTCTTAAAGCACCACATGAAATCTCTCACGTAAAATCTGTTAAAGAAATCCTGTGCCATTATGCAGGAGGAGTTCCAGCAGGGAGGAACTGGCTTATCTGCTGTGAATAGAGGCTTTCAGAACTGGGACACTGCCAGAACAGTGCAGCTGAGCAGGCAACTTTTAAGTGCAATTTCAACTTCCATGTTGCATCCTTACTTCTATTTCCTCCTTCTCTTAAGACATCTGATTTTCTGTCTCTAAAAGAACTGTTGCCtttatttctgttcctttctcTCCAAGTTAAATTCTCAGTTTCAGACCATGGCTCTTGTATCATTTCTCTTTATCGATTTTCACTTCTCTGCATAATTTATTTAACTTTCATTTCTCTCCCATCTCTGCTTGTCTTGCACACCTGGTACCATTCAATACTCATGTTTACTTCATCACACTGACTCCTTTACAATGATCCAGATCTTACTCAGTGATTCAATGTTACAAATTTGTGTAGTAAAATGGAAGCTGCTGTTAAAGATATGtagaaaaacagctttttatGGAACTCACCCGTGGGGTATCCagtctgtttttttcctaatctttTTTACTGCAACAGAGCTACGGATGTTTGTCTATATCCTTGATAAATACTAAATGTGATGGCAATCATAGATACAATATCTTGGATAATTTAATGAACAAGACTGCTATCCAGTCAACCTCT contains:
- the GPR146 gene encoding probable G-protein coupled receptor 146, translated to MWSCEALINSTENSEDQHLCHDFDLVLSIFSLLYLIICFPIGLCYNGLLVLVNLYNKATMTMPDVYFVNIAIAGLIINTLAPMYLLGLANTKWAIWNSNNEVYITFLILFNVSSLVTMYSTTLLSLDYYIERALPRTYMSSVYNTKHVCGFIWGGAMLTSFSSLLFYVCNHVSTKIIECSKMQNQEAADAIMVFIGYVVPAIAVLYALTLILRIRKEATPLDQDTGRLDPSVHRLLIATVCTQFTLWTPYYVILLVSTFTNLRGRIPDVNSIQILHFATILSKFLAFSSSFVMPLLYRYINKNFPNKLRRLLKKIHCGNQGCSHERTVVQQVMT